AATCGTCTCCCGCAGCGCGACCATAACGGGGTGCCGCGGCGCGGGTGCCTCCCCGTTCGATGAGTAGCACTCGCGAAGTTGCTCGCGCCACCACCCGATGAGGTCGAGCGCGTGCTGTCCGCCGCCGGTTTCGTCGGCGAGGTCATCCGACCAGCGGCAGTAAGCATAGACCGCATGGAAGTGCCGGATCAGCCGGCGCGGGAGGAGCAGCGAAACGACCGTGAAGTTCTCGTAGTGCGCCTTCGCGACATACGCACAATACGCACGGGCATCACTCAACGAAACGGGTGGCGCCAGCCCCCCGCTCGTCCGAGACAGTCCCCACTTCTCCAACTCGCGTGCGAAATCCCAACTCATGCGTTACTGCTTCGGTTCCAGGATGCGGAGCTGGGAGGACAAGTTGAATTTCCGGCCGTCGACGTCGAACTCCGTCTCCACCAGCACTGCCTTCAGGTTCTTGTCCGGGCGCCGGAATTTCAAATCGAGCGACACCGGCCCACTCACTACGACTGCGACGTTGCCCTTGGTCTCGCTCAGCGTTTCGCTGCTCCATTGCGACTTGCGGAAGTCCCGCGTGCCGCAATCCGCGCTCCACACGCGCTGGCCCTTCAACGTGCCGTTCACCTCGATCGAGAACGGTACGTCCGCGCCCTGCTCACCGTACTTCCAGTTCAACGTCGGCATTTTCTTATCGAAAATCTGGCAGTAACAGAACGCGGCGAGCGTGTCCACCGCGCGGACGGGAAGCAACTCCTTCTTCCCCTCTTTGTCCATTTCGCGGAGGTCGTGACCCGCGTTGGGCACGTACAGCACCCACTTCTCGCCCTTCAGATCGTCCCAGTACGTGTTGAGCGCGTCGAGCGGCCAGTACGGGTCGTTCGCCCCGTTGATAATCATTTTCGGTACCGTGACCTTGTCGCGGTACACCCACGGGTCGACCATCCGCCACAGTTTCTTCCCGTCGGCCGTGTCCGGGATCGGCACCAGTTTGCGCTCGGTGTAGTCGCGGATCATTTCGCTCGGCTTCCCGAACGCGGCCACCTGGTTCTTCATCTGGACCGGCATGTTGAGTGTGTCAATCACGAGCGGCGCGATGGCCTTCACGCGCTTGTCACCGGTCGCCGCGGTCAACCACGAGGTCCACCCGCGCTTCGAGGCGCCGGTGATTACGAACGACTTCAGCTCGAACTTCCACTCCTCTTTCGCGAACGCCTGGAGCGCGTCCATCGCCCTCACCACGCTCTTCACCATCGGGAACAGCAGCGGCCACGAGCCGTCCTTCGTTTCGAGGTACCGGACGAACGTCTCGGCGATGAGCGTGTCTTCCTTCTTGCCGTCGAACAGCGGTTGCTTCGGCACCCCGTACAGGAACGCGATCGGCGCCTTGATCCGTTCCGCGAGCGCCAGCCCCAGGAGCCCGGACGTGGGGTTCGGCGTCCCCCCCTGGTTCCACAGCGCCATCGTCGCCTGCGGTTTCGCGCCCTTCGGCACGATCACCTGAAGCTTGTGGTCCCACTTGATCTCGTGCCACGTCTGCGAGACGAGGTCGATGTCGTAGATCGTTCCCTTGTCCGTCTCCTGTTTGCCCGCGAGCTTCCACGAGAAGGAATCGTCCTTCTTGGTGACGTAGTCCACCAGGTCGGTCGGCGGAGCGGGGGGAGCTTCCGGGGCGGAACGGGCCAGGGCCGGCAGCGTCACGAGCGCTGCGAGGGCGAGGGTGAAGAAACGCAAGAGAAGGTCTCCGGGGAGGGATCAGGTTCCAACGAGGTTCGCGAAGAACGCACCGGTGGCGCCCGCGATCGCGTCTTTGTACGCGGTCAGCCGGTGGTCACCGTCTTTCAATAGACGCAGTTCCACATGAGGGTACTCGACGCGGCGCGCGAAGAACAGACTATCGCTGTCGGGAACGACGTCATCAGCGAGGCCGTGAAAGAGCAGTGAAGCCGTGCGCCACCCGCTGACCAACTCCTCGGGCCGGAACCGGGCGCGTTCTTCGATCAGCCCGATACCGATTTCGACGCTCACCCACTCATTTTTGACGAGGCGCTGACCGGTGCGAGCCCACGCGATCTGTTCTTCGGGGGTCAGATTGTTCCACCGGCGGTCCAAAAA
This region of Gemmata massiliana genomic DNA includes:
- a CDS encoding PhoPQ-activated pathogenicity-related family protein encodes the protein MRFFTLALAALVTLPALARSAPEAPPAPPTDLVDYVTKKDDSFSWKLAGKQETDKGTIYDIDLVSQTWHEIKWDHKLQVIVPKGAKPQATMALWNQGGTPNPTSGLLGLALAERIKAPIAFLYGVPKQPLFDGKKEDTLIAETFVRYLETKDGSWPLLFPMVKSVVRAMDALQAFAKEEWKFELKSFVITGASKRGWTSWLTAATGDKRVKAIAPLVIDTLNMPVQMKNQVAAFGKPSEMIRDYTERKLVPIPDTADGKKLWRMVDPWVYRDKVTVPKMIINGANDPYWPLDALNTYWDDLKGEKWVLYVPNAGHDLREMDKEGKKELLPVRAVDTLAAFCYCQIFDKKMPTLNWKYGEQGADVPFSIEVNGTLKGQRVWSADCGTRDFRKSQWSSETLSETKGNVAVVVSGPVSLDLKFRRPDKNLKAVLVETEFDVDGRKFNLSSQLRILEPKQ